In one Diabrotica virgifera virgifera chromosome 5, PGI_DIABVI_V3a genomic region, the following are encoded:
- the LOC126885530 gene encoding GATA zinc finger domain-containing protein 14-like, whose product MRTKNPPDLNSALGILTNDFQIYLDQNNSSQSKNHKSYQNNNYSSRPKSNFRQNQQNNYQPQIQYQPQTQYQPRNQFPIQRNTMDPPNPQPNPQNMRQNNQNNYFQNNPSTSRNFNRNSNVFQPNPNRKFSNPTPMTITTNNTFRPSQNFQNRTRFRNPNNFASQNIIPEELHNIDNTDCPESSSQEPFLEEIASEENQSM is encoded by the coding sequence ATGCGTACAAAGAATCCTCCAGATTTAAATTCTGCGTTAGGCATCCTCACAAATGATTTTCAGATATACCTCGACCAAAATAATTCTTCTCAAAGCAAAAATCACAAATCTTATCAAAATAACAATTATTCGTCTAGACCAAAATCCAATTTCCGACAAAACCAACAAAATAATTATCAACCCCAAATTCAATATCAACCCCAAACTCAATATCAACCAAGGAATCAATTTCCAATACAGAGAAATACTATGGATCCTCCGAATCCCCAACCGAATCCTCAAAATATGAgacaaaataatcaaaataattatttccAAAATAATCCTAGTACAAGTAGGAATTTTAATCGAAACTCCAATGTATTCCAGCCAAATCCAAACAGAAAATTCTCAAACCCTACTCCAATGACTATCACAACCAATAATACTTTCAGACCATCACAAAACTTCCAAAATAGGACTCGTTTCCGTAACCCCAATAATTTCGCAAGCCAAAATATTATTCCGGAAGAACTGCATAACATAGATAATACAGACTGTCCTGAAAGTTCATCCCAAGAACCTTTTTTAGAAGAGATAGCCTCGGAAGAAAACCAGAGCATGTAG